A region of the Silene latifolia isolate original U9 population chromosome 9, ASM4854445v1, whole genome shotgun sequence genome:
AAGACAAGGCAAATCACcactgccaccatggccagctgataAAACACTCATATGAGCATCAAAAAGTCCTAGGGAGCCAGGTCAAATTCTCATTGCAAAGTATTGAAAAACCAGTCTGAAAGCAAGTTGCAGGAAAGGAGAGATTCCAAAAAGTACATTGCCATTTCTGGACAAACCAAGGAAAAGCTGTGTGTGAGGCTTCTTTAACTTAAGTTTCCATATATCAGAGGGTGCTTGGACACTAAGTCAAGACCAAGGAGACCATTCGTCCTCACATAAGCAGGAAAAGCAACAACTACCACAGAAAAGCTTGAAAGGCAAAAAGATGTCACACTGACCGCCCTCTCGCAAACTCAATTTGTTTTCACTCTAGTTTACATTTATGATCTTTTTGCCATTGTAATATATTATCTAGACTTTTGTCCTGACTTATGGGacaatcctggcccttagatgaaccttttatttcatgtttaacctaaaagtaaggcctatataaggacccttgCATCAGACTGTTAGAGGcagctgatttatgaatgaaaaccTGAGTTTTACTCTCAATTCAAATCTCTTAAATCTTATGTTAGAAACATAGGGTAGAGTCAGGCTTATTGATACTCTGTGCTTGCTGTGAGTATTGAATAAGAACCTATTAATAGGGTGAGAACAGTCCTGTGCATGCTGTGGATTGTTTGAGCTTTATTGTCTGTTTCAACTCGAGTATTCCTGTGTTAAGCTGTGGTTTTCTTGagttaaacatcctaaattgttTAGTTAACTTCTTTTGCTTGCTGTGGAAGGTAGTTGAACAATTATATCTCAAATTTACCTCCTTTACTTCACAATTACACCCACACTGTCAGTCTGTTCCTTCTCTGTCAGTTCAGGTTTAGTAATTTATTTAAATTACTTCTGAGTCTCCTAAAATCTTGTAATTTTCACAGAATTGAGCTAAGGTGTCCAGGGTAATTACTGCAAATTTTCATGAATTTAGGAGTCCAATAGAGTGCTCAAACCAAATTTAGAAGTTGGTCCTTTTTCCTGCCATTTcccaaattgtcaaaatattgtAAGGGGTGGGTGTTTACACATcactcaccttctcttgcaaaagggttgatgaactcaatagttggttgaatatccactacctcactaatacctctcaaattcctcctagcaaatctcatattgtttgtcaaggttctttcaatttcacggtcaaaaggtaacaaatcactttgtgaccttctagacatgcaaaatatcaaacaactcgaaaacaattagaacaaacctttaggagttttacttccccaaggcaaagaaagacacaactaataacaatataagaaaatctaaatcaagttaacaccgtccccggcaacggcgccattttttatcaGTCCGTTTCGTGTacacaatttaatagatgttgtcgttgggtcacgtccgaaccaaaacacaatttatagcttcacaaacaactctccaattagtaaagaggcaagtaaaggtcgaatccctagggacgggaattgagatgagatttctattgaacctagtggtgtcttaggggtgtcacaatttgggttgatgtagaaggtcactaactaaataacaatgaaagtaaataagcaagatgaaataaaaggtttgtaaacaattgataaaaagcactagggtgtcatggggtcataggggaatcatgggagttgatcatacaaacatgttctcaaattataagcaagcaattatttttCGGATGGATttagttgggttatatcttacaatcctaggaaggtttgggtcccggagccgaatcgattgaattttacaacacctacaagtcgacttagtcttccctactcaacaacatgcatggtgtaatgagactcgagttggtttatttcttacaagtcgcattgaaaagataggtgatggataaaaaatgcaaggattcataggctcacatttcatcaaacataacatgtgcatgagttgagatcaaaacaagcaagcaaataaaccatgaaagcatattaatttaagcatgaatcattccccatgttggtttcccctaattacccattaaccctagctaggtcactactcactcattatcatgttgatcatgctagcaaggttgtcaatcataccaacaaaaggaaacatgatgaataaatgaaagtaattaacaataattaaagaggggttaagagaattatacctactaatgattccaataataaagcaaagaataaaagaagtactcgatgcttgattgagaggttgtcaatctcccaataataacccaaataatcttcaattacccaaaataaaggatgaacaaaagagagattaaggaaataaaacttgtattagaacttgattaattgttgattacaatactaaagagatatttgattgatattaactactctaattattggtaagaagaacatcctcttctaattagactaatggggtatttatagtggaaattaggtggatgcaatagggttaactaagggctaaactagtaattacactttttagattgagcagggaggagccgatatttttcgaaggaagggcttctttctttgtagcttggagaagacgaaatttatTTGATCTTTGGAatcgtgcgtattggagtcgggacaggcggattcaggcgggggaaaacgggcgtcttcaggggaatccgggcggattctgggggctgctaacccgggcgtctttggaggaagacgcacggattgtgcttgtggaggacgggcggattcgggacaatccgctcggattgtagctcagcactatttcttcttcttttcttcccttttcttcataaaatccttggggatttcctaggggatgcaaggatcctttctcaacattgctcatctactatcatatgtacaaaggccttctaattttgtctctccttgatgcttggtcattgaatttaatcaatttagtcttgttttgcaaTGAAaatacaagatttgcactcctttcctaccaagggatcaaaatctcaaagaatatgcaaaacaaagaactaaagacaataaatgacccaaatatgcactaaaaagcatgggaacaaggctaattcgggggctaaatatgcgctaattatggtcacatcaggtaCTGAGGAGCAGGGAGAATGGGTGCACGAATCAAAGGCTAAGAATCCAAAGGCGGTAGAAGAATCAGAGCCATTGCTTCAATTATCAGACGAGGACGTTCATGATGAACTAGAGTATTGGAAACAGGCTGTGTATGGCTTCGTATTAGGAGCCAATCCACCCATGGCGGTTCTAGAAGGATATTTGAGGAGGACATGGCATAAGCATACCATAGATAAGATTTCATTCATGCCTAATGGGATATTTCTCGTCAGATTCCATACGAAAGAAATGCAGGACCAGGTATTGAATGAAGGCCACTATTTATTTGATAGTAAGCCAGTCATAATTAAACCATGGCAGGAGAATGTGGCTTTGGAAAAAGAGAATGTAAAAAATGTGCCAACCTGGCTAAGATTGCATCAATTGCCCTTGAAATTTTGGGGACAAAGCCTGCCAAAAATTACAGGACTGGTAGGTACTTTTGTCCAAAAGGATAATGCAACAGAGCTGAAGACTAGACTAGCATACGCTAGAGTGCTGGTGGAGGTACAAATTGACCAAAAATTTCCTGAAACACTTAAATTTAGTGATGAAAAGAAGCAACTGGTGGAGGTTAAActtgaatatgaatggaaacTAGTACTCTGCACTAACGGTAAGACGTTGGGGCATGATCACAACAACTGCAGGAAAGGGAAATATCAAGTGGTTCACAAAGTCCAATTAATTAAACCTGTTAAGCAGGTTTGGAGGAAAGTGGAGAAGCCCAAAAGTTCAGATCAGTCAAGCTCTAAAAATCTTTTAATCACACCTAGAGTTTCTGCACCTAGGGTGGAGGAAGAGCCTGTGCTGGTACAGATTACAGATTTTCCCCCATTGACAATGCATACACCAGTAAAAGAAGGAGGGACTAATGTAGTGCTACTTACTGATTCAGCAGGGAAGGGCACTAGTTCAGAGGGACACCCCAACCATAACCCTGATCAATGATTAAGCTGGGGTTTTGGAATGTGCGGGGTATGAATGGGAGGAGTAAGTAGCAAGTTATAAATAGATTTCTTATAGATAATAATGTtaatttctttgctttattagagacaaaaatcaaaccaaataaATTGAACATAAACCATGAATTTTTTTAACAATTGGAGTATTTCTACAAACTCAGCATATCATCAAGGAGGTAGAATTTGGATACTATGGCAGGCTCATGAATGGGATATCAACTTTCCGGAATATGATGCCCAATTTATTCATATGACAGTTCTTCATAAGAGTACCAACAGACGTTTTTATGCCACTATGGTCTATGCTTTCAATGGAAGCACTGAGAGGCAATCTCTTTGGGCTAATTTAAGCAGACTGGCAAATAACATTCAAGGGGCATGGGCCATTGGAGGAGAATTCAACTGTGTCTTGACTGAGGATGAGAGAGTGGGAGGCTCAATCTCTAGGCAGGATGCAGAAGATTTCAGGCAATGCTTGCATCAGTGTGAAGTGATAGATAGCCTGACCATGGGAGCTCTATACACATGGAATAACAAACAATGTCCTGCTGATAGGGTATATAGTAGACTATATCGTTTTCTGGTGAACCAGGACTGGCTCAATGATTTCCCTCTTCTGTATGCGCACTATTTGCCTGAGGGAACTTTTGATCACACCCCTTGTGTGGTACAGGCTAATCTTACAGATGAAAAGAGATCCAGACCATTTAAATAATTTAACATATGGAGTCTGGCTCCCAACTTTAAAGAGATTGTTCAAGTTGGATGGAATTGTATGCAGACTGGAACCAAGATGTATGAGTTGGTTAGGAAATTAAAGAATCTGAAGCAAGGGCTCAAGCAACTGAATAAAACCAGGTTTGCTGATATTCAGAGCACTACTGAGGTGGCTCTTACTAAACTTACCAAAATACAGCAAACATAGGGAGTGAATCCTCAGGACCTAAGCCTAATTCAATGGGAATGGGAGGCTAGAGAGAGCTACCAACAGCTGGCTAAAGCTCAGAATAAATTTTTGCAACAAAAAGCATAGATGAAATGGACTGCAGATGGGGATGTAAATACATCATTCTTTCATGGTATCTTGAAAACTAGGAGGAGACAAAATCAGACAGTCCAGATTACTGATCATCAGGGGAATCAACATACTGATAAGAAGGGTGTGCAGGACAGGTTTCTAAATTTCTATACTCAGCTGTTAGGCAAATCTCACTCCACAACTCCTGTCAGCACTAGAGTAGTACAGCAAGGTAATAAATGTGATGAGACTCAGCATCAGATTCTACTAACACCAGTTACTGATGAAGAAAACAAAAGCACTATCTTCAGTATACCAAATGAAAAAGCTCCGGGTCCAGATGGCTATTCTAGTCAATTCTTTAAAGCTAGCTGGGACATTGTTGGAGGTGATGTATGTGATGCTGTCCATGAATTTTTTAGGAATGGCAAACTGCTTAAGCAACTGAATGCTACTAATGTTACATTAATTCCTAAAGTGCCAAACCCACTGACTGTGATCCAATTCAGTCCCATTGCATGTTGTAATGTGGTATACAAATGCATTTCAAAGCTTCTTTGTGCAAGGCTTGCTTTGGTTCTCCCTCATTTAATTTCTGTCACACAAGGAGGCTTTATTCAGGGTCGAAGCATAATGGAGAATATTCTAATCTGCCAAGATCTAGTTAAACTCTATGGAAGGAAGAGTGTCTCACCTAGATGCATGTTCAAAATAGACTTACAGAAGGCTTATGACTCAGTGGAGTGGAGCTTTCTTTTTCAGATGCTGCAGGAATTGAATCTCCCAAATGATTTTATTGCTCTCATTAAGGAATGTGTTACAACTGCAACTTACACCTTGAATCTGAATGGGGATAGCTTTGGCTGGTTTAAGGGACAGAGAGGATTAAGGCAAGGAGATCCTTTGTCACCACTGCTGTTTACAATTTGTATGGAATATCTGACCAGATTACTAGCCTACACCACCTCTACAATGAAGTTCAGGTTTTACCCCCTTTGTAAGTCCATGAAACTGAGCATcttaatgtttgcagatgatttgctTCTTTTTTCTAAAGGGGATGTGGAATCCATTATGATCCTGCTACGTACTTTGTCAACCTTTTCACAAGCATCAGGACTTCAGATGAGTAGGGGAAAATCGAATGTGTACTTTAATGGAGTAACTAGTGAAATCAGAAGAGAAATAGTACAGGTTTCGGGATGTACTTTGGGCCAACTACCATTCAAATACCTTGGTGTGCCCATCAAACCATCTAAACTATCAATCAAAGATTGCCAGcctctgattgataaagttttgGAGAGAATCAGACAGTTAGGGACAAAGAAACTCTCATATGCTGGGAGATTGGTTTTGATAAAAGCAGTATACAGAACACTACACTCTTACTGGGCTTCAATTTTCATTATTCCAAAGGCAGTGCTACTCAAAATTGAAGCAGTCTGCAGGAACTTTCTGTGGCATGGAGGGACTGAATATGCTAGGACCCCTACTGTAGCCTGGTCAAAAATTTGTACTAATCAGAATGAGGGGGGACTGGGACTGAGAGATGAATACACATGGAACAAAGCAGCAGTTGGGAATCTGGTTTGGTGGGTTCAGGCTCACCCATCTAAACTGTGGGTGCAATGGGTGCATAGTGTTTATCTGAAAGGACAAGGATGGGAGAATTATGATCCTCCCCAGGATGCTAGTTGGACATGGAAAAAGGTATGCAAATTGAAGAGGGAATTTCATCCAGCATATAATCAGAATGAATGGACAATGGTACTAGGCAAGGAATATACTATCAAAAAGGGGTACCTATGGCTAAGTCAAAACAGGCAGGATGTAAGCTGGTGTCATATTGTTTGGACCAAATGGTCAATTCCCAAACATAGCTTTATATCTTGGTTGTACTACCAGCAAGGTTTTAATACcaaggacaaattatttagactTGGTATTAGCCTTGACAGCAGCTGCTGTATATGTGCCCAAGAAGAAGAGTCACCTCAGCATCTCTTCTTTAAGTGCCAGTACAGCATGAGAGTTATTCAGAGGATACAGGATTGGACGGGAGTGACTATGTCTGATGCCAACACTCAGAATTGGTGGCAACATAGGAGATTCACTAGACTAAAGAATGGGATATTGAATGGTATCCTCAATGCTGCCATGTACTACATCTGCAAACAAAGAAATGGGAGCAGGCATGAGGGTGTTATAATCAGTCCTGACAGATGTGTGGTAATGATACAAGGGGTTACAGAAGCAGGATTAAGCAACAGTTGCAGGGTACGATGTCCAGGAAGGATAAGCGTTGGCTTGAGAAATTAATGTAATAGCTTATACGGAAAACTATGTAGTATAGCATCTGAGTTTGTGCTAGAAATACGTATTGTGAACTTTGTATATGGTTTTTTGAGCTTCAATATATtttttacattttaccaaaaaaaaaaatttggcacataattggcatgatagacacatattataatgctgcatatttcaattgttgaatgtctttttatttatataattttgaattatgtaattttatcttagtatggccttagttttaatcgatattacccgtaatgaaagggaatattgattcggttgtaatttaatgtgatctcgtatcacttttatttttactagtttatcattttacaaatgtataataggaatagctatgtatttttattattatttgtaattccggagttccttcaagacggtgccattcggaaaggtattccgacaaagacggtgttgttgggaggcgtgccacttaaagattcaagggaccaaaggagttggtttccgaatatgtaatagatttttttattttctattttaggaaggccatgctaggaatttattataattgctttgcatttattttaatatcttgcatgcattgccaaatcgccataacacatgcatttcatatcgagtcatcgaccgtgttaattataattatcgtagttcactgctttagttcacttaaaacgtgatagataatgaattgacatgacctctcactaaataataattgagaattagccttacaaaatagtagaaccatgaatcccaatttcataaggaagtaagCTCgcctcaccggggtgctaaacttgttacgttggataagtgggtagtaaattgttattacatcgaaatttggattgagttcaacggaagtattcgcgaccgtagccgcatgtgttccgggcttaagataaatattaaagtaattttatcgaccgagagttctagaagtagaatcgactAAAGAGTTAATCGACgaattatattgattagggatgaatcggctcaccgtggccgagttaatatgaatttggatctcgggatcatttataatagttgggtagaggtcaatatataaatgctaaaacttgttttaaatatttacaagttttaagacgataaatgtttataattccttcattttctattttgtagtcaatttgattagttTACAATGACGACTCCAATTACATCCGCTTCAACTAGCATAAACGCTACACCACTCCCTAATGCTTCTTGGCtacgatcctttatggatcgatgcaaacttgaaaagaatggttcaAATTTTGctgattgggatgcgcaactccgtttggccgcggaaggtggcgacaagcttcgttatcttaccgaagccgctcccaccgcacctactactaggtcaacctccgccgcaagggaagcctatgaggcctacctaaaagagtcggccgctatcaagaatgtcttgattttTTTTATGGAGCCCAATCTGCAAAGGAGTGCAATCAAAATGAGCACGGCCTATGAGATCTGCACCaggcttgtgaccatgttttcgcaagctcctaagataatccaatatgaggcggcctccgcatttttTGAGATCAATATCAAAgtgggccaaaaggttagccctcatgtgctcaaattgattgagcttgttgaTATTCTAAAGACCCAAGGGGTCAATATTCCCGAGCAACTCGTCATAGACCAAGTTCTACTTTCCTTGAACAAAGTGAAGGCATAtgtgcagtttagggtaaactacaatatgcaaaacatgaagacATCTCTCCATGAATTACACAAATTGCTTGTGCAAGCTGAGAGGGATATGGGTCTTGATGTTAGTTCAACCAATGATGTGCTTGTTATtaacaacaaaagcaaagggaAATTTAAGAGGAGTACTagtaagggtaagaaacccaacaaAGGCAAAAGGAAAGTTATTGGGAATAACTCATCCAAGCCGAAAAAGGGTGCATCTTCTGAggataagtgccactattgttgtggcatgggacattggaaacgAAATTGTCCTAAGTATATTGGAGATGTTAAAGCTagacgtgtgactccagtaggtaataaaaTCTCTAATCGATTATGTTATTGATAAAAATCTCAAATTTGGTATTTAGATACAAGTCAAAAGAGTAGCCGCCCATACAAGAAAACCTGTGGAAGCttggttttttattttattgtctCTTTTAGTATTGTTGtattttgacttgttgttttCCGAACTTATTTTAATTTCCATGTTGGACATGGAAGTTTGTTTCATTTCCATTTcgtaaacaatggttgtatgaattttaatggcTTGGCTTTCAACCGAAGTCATTCGGTTATGGATTTTTCTTTTTCGTtctaaaaacttgtcattatacatcTTACATATCATAACatgaattgtgttgacttaatTTAATCacaaaagaattacaacgatgggATCATTGTAATTAAGTTCATAAGTCATGAAGTTTTTGTGACTTAATGTCACATCTTATTTGACATAAGATTAAATGATTATAAAGTCAAAAGAGTTAATTGAACTCTAAAAAGGGAAATTTAATAAACCAATTGCCTACACCATTTATAGGACTCCATATAAGTTAGGGGAAGGCTTAAGACTTCAAGTTTGTACATAAAATGGacatgagtcggtttgagttatcgaACTCAATTTAGGGAATTTGTAATCCAAAACGGTCAGGTTATAAAAAATGAATGGTCAAcccaggagatacctaaaatagagagtctatttaacaaatgacatggatcaggctcgcatattacatgaatcaagctgctatgatagagctggtctttttATGTGATAACACGTCAGTTTAGACAAACTGCTAATAcctcaccatatatgtttgtgactcacaaagctatctcttaagaagatagatgtatttctaagagatagagtgggagtagatcgtcacaaacatgtcatatagttaatgtgttactctttgaaagtaatggaattgTAATCTATTAAAATTGAGTGGGAGTATAACTTAGTGGGAGTATAgaacacatgtcttattgttaatatgttacttttcgaaagtaatggtattatgaccttgtcccaaatcgaccttgttgtatacgagccatagcattacaatccaaagattgttactcaagagtagatttactttaaggcgatggtctccttaaggtaaatagagctttagagtacctaagagcatagattgacatgaagatgttaatcaagataaattatgttaggaattgccacatttcattttgatgaagaatggcaaatagtattaaaaaaaattgtttttctaaaatgggaatttagaaaatgatgtgtatggaacacaacaccttagataaagatctaagaatcctaacatattatgcaaagcttacttaagtaatcctagaatggtcttaagcaaatatcaaaggattatacttttagttcatgtgataattgaaaatggttcattcacattgttgaagaatcatgtttacacatgaagttaagtgggagccagaattattttcccatgtcttatatgttgataacatattacttattgagaacaatgtaccaatgctctcttctgtgaaagagtgattgggagactaggaaaaggtgcgatgtattttagatttctgaatctatgtgttaaatttgagagattattggcatagagttgagagtcttatgatgataagatctttcatatctgtttaaaatcaacaaagttgagtaggttattcacgttgatgaaagtggaattgatATGAtagaatcatagtcgttcactgaacctattaagttgttgatcacatgaaattgtTTGCTAATATTTCCGCTATTacaatgatcatgtatgccattaaatgcacacgccgcgatgaatcatatgcttagagcataataagtcaataacgagttaattcgaatgatggtcttgtgaaagccttaaagaacatcctttaagattcttgagaagaattaaagattagttcttatgtttggatgatatactaagttgtgtgttgaagggttacacaaactctagtttccaaacctataaggatttgtcgaaatcctaggctgtttttattgacttaggagtaacagactagagaaatgttttagtttcgaccattgcaaattctataaaagaaatctaagtaaattgtgataaaatagtcTACCTATGGTATGAGTGTAGATCCCTCTACCAAacactttatcacaagttatatgataacagtgggagcttcttccaagtaaaagagcccaagtctagtaatg
Encoded here:
- the LOC141602188 gene encoding uncharacterized protein LOC141602188 — its product is MNFFNNWSISTNSAYHQGGRIWILWQAHEWDINFPEYDAQFIHMTVLHKSTNRRFYATMVYAFNGSTERQSLWANLSRLANNIQGAWAIGGEFNCVLTEDERVGGSISRQDAEDFRQCLHQCEVIDSLTMGALYTWNNKQCPADRVYSRLYRFLVNQDWLNDFPLLYAHYLPEGTFDHTPCVTGTKMYELVRKLKNLKQGLKQLNKTRFADIQSTTEVALTKLTKIQQT